A DNA window from Candidatus Sulfidibacterium hydrothermale contains the following coding sequences:
- the deoC gene encoding deoxyribose-phosphate aldolase, giving the protein MKFNRYNSSLAELTGRAQKILNQQFNPAELLGLYKRILGLIDLTTLNGDDTTEKVTQLCQQAVGFENKELGTPKTAAVCVYPVFAQTVSKALHGTGIQTACVAGAFPSGQSPLNARILEVSYAVENGADEIDMVISRGRLLEGDTDYVLNEIKAHKEACAGKHLKVILETGELKTPEMIRKACELAIEGGADFLKTSTGKITPAATHEAVLIMLDTIKEYYKSEGKMLGIKPAGGISTPGEALNYYLLVQAVLGEKWLNNRYFRIGASRLAGNLYEAVEELATV; this is encoded by the coding sequence ATGAAATTCAACCGATATAATTCATCGCTTGCTGAACTGACAGGGCGGGCACAAAAGATTTTGAATCAGCAATTTAACCCGGCAGAACTGTTGGGGTTATACAAAAGAATTTTAGGACTTATTGATTTAACCACACTCAACGGCGATGACACTACCGAAAAGGTAACCCAATTGTGTCAGCAGGCTGTCGGATTTGAGAATAAAGAACTGGGGACTCCCAAAACAGCTGCCGTTTGTGTTTATCCGGTTTTTGCCCAAACCGTTTCCAAAGCACTTCATGGAACCGGTATTCAAACCGCTTGTGTAGCAGGAGCTTTCCCGAGCGGACAATCTCCTTTAAATGCACGGATACTTGAAGTTTCCTACGCGGTGGAAAATGGTGCCGATGAAATAGATATGGTAATTAGCCGGGGGCGGCTTCTCGAAGGAGATACCGATTATGTTCTTAACGAAATTAAAGCACACAAAGAGGCCTGTGCCGGAAAACACCTGAAAGTTATTCTTGAAACCGGAGAACTGAAAACCCCGGAGATGATACGAAAAGCTTGTGAATTGGCTATTGAAGGCGGAGCCGACTTTTTAAAAACATCCACAGGAAAGATTACGCCGGCAGCTACTCACGAGGCTGTGCTTATTATGCTCGATACCATTAAAGAATATTATAAATCCGAAGGAAAAATGCTGGGTATAAAACCGGCAGGAGGTATTTCAACTCCCGGAGAAGCGTTGAATTATTATTTGCTGGTACAGGCTGTTTTGGGCGAAAAATGGTTGAACAACCGTTATTTCCGTATTGGTGCCAGTCGTCTTGCCGGCAATCTTTACGAAGCGGTGGAAGAATTGGCCACTGTTTGA
- a CDS encoding efflux RND transporter permease subunit has protein sequence MGNFFVRRPIVAMVIAIIMVIVGVISLISLPMEQYPNITPPVVEVLGTYTGANAVSVEQSVATPIEQEMNGVENMIYMKSTNSNDGTMRLQISFEVGSNPDMATVFAQNRVSAATAKLPQEVTRFGVTTKKMLPNTILLVTLTSDGRYDQDFLGNYALINIKDVLARIKGIGNVNVLGAADYSMRIWVKPDRLAQLGITINEIKNAINEQSKIIPGGKFGAEPAPPGTEFTYTVRLPDRLVSVKQFKNIIVRTNPDGSQVKLQDIAHVELGVEKYLAFTRVNGKQCAIISLYQQPGSNAVELAKEVRKTMQHLAKKFPAGIQWQVSMDATKPISAGIKEIVITLFVALFLVILVVFIFIQDWRATLIPTIAIPVSLVGAFMLFPMLGFTINTLSLLGLVLAIGIVVDDAIVVVEAVQVKIESGMNSKEATIAAMKEVTAPVIATTLVLVAVFIPVASMGGITGRLYQQFAITIAVSVVFSSINALTLSPALCSILLRKQQPMGGLLGKFFSWFNRVLDKTTKGYLKYTEKVTQNLKRSVIFIVILTLGIVLVGKFIPGGFIPEEDMSYFFVNIQLPDAASLQRSNAITKKVEAILNEHRDVISYVTSAAGYSMLSGAMAPNSGFIFVSMKDWDKRDITVNQFVYQINREFHQKIKGAQVFAFGPPAIPGLGNGSGFSLMLQDKGGNTPAYLAKQAQKFIAAAKKRPEIGSIFTTYQANVPQKYLKINKDLALKAGVNLNDLYSTIGAFLGGTYVNDFNRFGRLYKTFIQAEPQYRVKQQDLNLFFVKNKEGKNVPLSSLVTVKDTTGPDYTIRYNLYRAVELTGQPAEGYSSAQAMSALEEVAQKVLPKDMGYEWSNMSYQEKKASGSGNVVFIFALIFVFLILAAQYESWSLPFSILLGTPFAVFGAMLFILFARIISTSYENNVFMQISLVMLIAMAAKNAILIVEFANMEFEKGLSLFDAAMKAAKLRFRPILMTAFSFILGVLPLVVATGAGAEARKVMGVALLGGMTVATFLGVFMYPMLFVLIGKLAGYEKKRDKMKAAEITSNAADEQSLPGKD, from the coding sequence ATGGGTAATTTCTTTGTCAGACGGCCCATAGTGGCCATGGTTATTGCCATTATAATGGTCATCGTGGGTGTTATTTCATTGATCAGCCTGCCGATGGAGCAATATCCGAACATCACCCCTCCGGTAGTGGAAGTGTTGGGAACTTATACAGGTGCCAATGCGGTGAGTGTGGAACAATCGGTTGCCACGCCCATTGAGCAGGAGATGAATGGTGTAGAAAATATGATCTACATGAAATCGACCAACTCCAATGACGGAACCATGCGGTTGCAGATTTCTTTTGAAGTAGGTTCTAATCCGGATATGGCTACCGTATTTGCACAAAACCGGGTATCGGCAGCTACTGCCAAACTGCCACAGGAAGTCACCCGGTTTGGTGTAACTACCAAAAAAATGCTGCCTAATACCATTTTACTGGTTACTTTGACTTCCGACGGCCGGTACGACCAGGACTTTTTGGGAAACTACGCCCTGATCAACATTAAAGATGTACTGGCACGTATTAAAGGTATCGGAAATGTTAATGTATTGGGAGCAGCCGATTATTCTATGCGAATTTGGGTAAAACCCGACCGCCTGGCGCAGTTGGGAATTACCATCAACGAAATTAAAAATGCCATTAACGAACAGAGTAAAATTATTCCGGGTGGAAAATTCGGTGCCGAACCTGCTCCCCCCGGAACAGAGTTTACCTATACAGTTCGCCTTCCCGACCGGCTTGTTTCGGTAAAACAGTTTAAGAACATTATTGTCCGTACCAATCCTGATGGTTCACAGGTAAAACTTCAGGATATTGCCCACGTGGAGCTCGGGGTCGAAAAATACCTTGCCTTTACCCGGGTAAACGGAAAACAGTGTGCCATCATTTCTTTGTACCAGCAACCGGGCTCCAATGCCGTGGAGCTGGCCAAAGAAGTACGCAAAACCATGCAGCATCTGGCTAAAAAATTCCCGGCCGGTATCCAGTGGCAGGTTTCCATGGATGCTACAAAACCGATCTCAGCAGGAATCAAAGAAATTGTGATCACGCTTTTTGTGGCGCTTTTCCTGGTGATTCTGGTGGTTTTCATTTTTATTCAGGACTGGCGGGCTACATTGATTCCTACTATTGCTATTCCGGTATCACTTGTGGGGGCATTTATGTTGTTCCCGATGCTGGGTTTCACCATTAACACTTTGTCGCTTTTAGGGCTGGTATTGGCCATCGGAATTGTGGTGGATGATGCCATTGTGGTGGTAGAAGCTGTACAGGTGAAAATTGAAAGCGGAATGAACTCCAAAGAGGCTACCATTGCAGCCATGAAGGAGGTAACGGCTCCGGTAATTGCCACCACACTGGTATTGGTTGCTGTTTTTATTCCGGTAGCCAGTATGGGAGGCATCACCGGCAGACTGTACCAGCAATTTGCCATTACCATTGCTGTTTCTGTGGTGTTTTCTTCCATAAATGCTTTAACACTCAGCCCGGCACTTTGTTCCATTTTGCTTCGCAAACAACAACCGATGGGTGGCCTGCTGGGAAAATTCTTTAGCTGGTTTAACCGTGTCCTTGACAAAACAACCAAAGGATATCTCAAATACACAGAAAAAGTCACTCAAAACCTTAAACGCAGTGTCATTTTCATTGTTATTCTTACTTTGGGTATTGTATTGGTTGGGAAATTCATTCCGGGCGGATTTATTCCGGAAGAAGACATGAGCTATTTCTTTGTCAACATTCAACTTCCTGATGCGGCATCGCTGCAGCGTTCCAACGCAATCACCAAAAAAGTGGAAGCTATTTTGAACGAACACCGCGATGTCATTAGCTATGTCACCTCTGCTGCCGGATACAGTATGCTTTCCGGTGCTATGGCTCCTAACTCCGGATTTATTTTTGTGAGCATGAAAGACTGGGACAAACGGGATATTACCGTTAACCAGTTTGTTTATCAGATTAACCGCGAGTTTCATCAAAAAATAAAAGGAGCACAGGTTTTTGCTTTTGGTCCGCCGGCTATTCCCGGTTTGGGAAACGGCTCCGGATTCAGTCTGATGTTGCAGGACAAAGGCGGAAACACACCGGCTTATTTGGCCAAACAGGCACAAAAGTTTATTGCTGCTGCCAAAAAACGTCCGGAAATCGGCTCTATTTTTACCACATACCAGGCTAATGTCCCGCAGAAATACCTGAAAATCAATAAAGATCTGGCATTAAAAGCCGGTGTGAATCTGAATGATTTGTATTCGACTATCGGTGCTTTTCTGGGGGGAACTTACGTGAATGATTTTAACCGGTTTGGCCGGTTGTACAAAACATTTATTCAGGCCGAACCCCAGTATCGCGTAAAACAACAGGATCTGAATCTGTTTTTTGTAAAGAACAAAGAAGGCAAAAATGTTCCTCTTTCATCACTGGTCACCGTAAAAGACACTACCGGGCCGGATTACACCATTCGGTACAATCTGTATCGGGCCGTGGAACTTACCGGTCAGCCTGCCGAAGGCTATTCATCAGCACAAGCCATGAGTGCCCTGGAAGAAGTAGCCCAGAAAGTTCTTCCCAAAGACATGGGTTATGAGTGGTCGAACATGTCGTATCAGGAGAAGAAAGCCAGTGGCTCAGGAAATGTCGTCTTTATTTTTGCTTTGATCTTTGTCTTCCTGATTTTGGCAGCGCAATACGAAAGCTGGTCGTTGCCGTTTAGCATTTTGCTCGGAACACCGTTTGCTGTTTTCGGAGCCATGTTGTTCATTTTGTTTGCCCGGATCATCAGCACCAGTTACGAAAACAATGTGTTCATGCAAATTTCGCTGGTGATGCTGATTGCCATGGCGGCGAAAAATGCCATTTTGATTGTAGAGTTTGCCAACATGGAATTTGAAAAAGGACTGAGCCTTTTTGATGCCGCCATGAAAGCAGCCAAACTCCGTTTTCGTCCGATCCTGATGACGGCTTTTTCTTTCATCCTTGGTGTATTGCCGCTTGTGGTAGCCACCGGTGCCGGTGCTGAAGCCCGGAAAGTAATGGGAGTTGCGCTGCTGGGCGGAATGACCGTTGCTACTTTCCTTGGAGTTTTCATGTATCCCATGCTTTTTGTACTGATTGGCAAACTGGCCGGGTATGAGAAAAAACGGGATAAAATGAAAGCCGCCGAAATCACTTCAAATGCGGCCGATGAACAATCGTTGCCCGGAAAAGATTAA
- a CDS encoding lipid-binding SYLF domain-containing protein, which translates to MKLKLIFFGFFFFAVAGTLLSQNSKERENISASRAIIQEFKQKDPGISKFFQSAYGYVVFPHIGKGGLGIGGAGGKGTVFKHGKPVATAKMTQITIGLQAGGQKYAEIIFLENKQAYDRFTGNSYEFAAQVSAVALKSGVSEDAQYRDGMLVFTMAIGGLMYEASVGGQKFKVIFY; encoded by the coding sequence ATGAAATTAAAACTCATTTTCTTCGGGTTCTTCTTTTTTGCTGTAGCAGGAACACTGTTGTCGCAAAATTCAAAAGAACGGGAAAACATCAGCGCGTCGCGTGCCATAATTCAGGAGTTTAAACAAAAAGACCCGGGAATCAGTAAATTTTTTCAGAGTGCTTACGGGTATGTGGTTTTTCCGCATATCGGAAAAGGCGGATTAGGTATTGGTGGTGCCGGGGGAAAAGGAACGGTTTTTAAACACGGAAAACCGGTGGCTACTGCAAAAATGACCCAAATCACCATCGGTCTGCAGGCCGGTGGACAGAAATATGCTGAAATCATTTTTTTGGAAAACAAACAGGCATATGACCGCTTTACCGGGAACAGCTACGAATTTGCTGCTCAGGTATCGGCCGTGGCACTGAAATCAGGCGTATCGGAAGATGCACAATACCGCGACGGAATGCTGGTTTTTACCATGGCCATCGGTGGATTGATGTACGAAGCTTCGGTAGGCGGACAGAAATTTAAGGTCATATTTTACTAA
- a CDS encoding DUF4296 domain-containing protein, producing the protein MFKKPVIFLLITLLLTGCYKVNKDVVPKPANLIPKEKMADILTDMEIIEGAKVYNRGRYPGYPDRIKEYYQILFDRYGVTKDQIKASLNYYNNRGDEMASIYDRVLKNLHEKQALLNLEQEIRRNQQQVFPYLFKENGLMDFCYNPII; encoded by the coding sequence ATGTTCAAAAAGCCGGTTATTTTTCTATTGATCACGCTGCTCCTTACAGGATGCTATAAGGTGAACAAAGATGTTGTTCCCAAACCGGCCAACCTGATCCCCAAAGAAAAAATGGCTGACATTTTAACCGACATGGAAATTATTGAGGGCGCTAAAGTTTACAACCGGGGACGTTATCCGGGCTATCCGGACAGAATAAAAGAATATTACCAGATTTTATTTGACCGTTATGGCGTAACTAAAGACCAGATAAAAGCCAGCCTAAACTATTACAATAACCGGGGAGATGAAATGGCTTCCATTTATGACCGGGTTTTAAAAAACCTTCATGAGAAACAGGCTCTCCTGAATCTGGAGCAGGAAATCCGGCGTAATCAGCAGCAGGTTTTTCCGTACCTATTTAAGGAAAACGGCCTGATGGACTTTTGTTACAACCCCATCATTTAA
- a CDS encoding mechanosensitive ion channel domain-containing protein — translation MLKTDFYYRNLISFFLTVVILLPGSLSGQNQPAEKQAEKKEITINIANISQQSSEAISDIRQMKERLIQTSELQREKHVVDSLVTTLDKQIKAGKKLDKEASGTRKLRASLILLRQQKSIVSGKKEELNRLLNQLAENKNILSSNLDYWKKARTIIRKKKMGKTVENSANDVIFLLSETISSVNRLTNTVMGMIRKLSALELEIDARISSLDKILQKKQKEILSEKQPSFFALDFRNISKKSLETPLKQLYEVDLKNLGNYLSRHSGTVAFHIILIIVLIFVFIRLSKTELAVEKGEGASYIKRLKQLLSRPVSTALIVGIFASAIIYPNRPLIFRDLVILLIIIPIIILLQSIIKKRFHFFIYAFSAVLVAIIFYSYLPVSNVYSRILLLFISVVELLAALYFIMVFRKEKESRERFGKVLFFLSYGAALFIIAGLVANLIGKVMLAKYLLFSIAEMVLVFFIIMVTAVMFNGLGIAFVCSRGAQKSNFIKKNKSWLIKKIPRFINFVAALILIHYLLVIFGWETTISQALEQWLWHEYKIGSLAFSWGKLFVFLFIIWFSIFLARIVRDVLEEDILDRLKMEEGLPHTIAMMARYTLITIGFILAFSALGMPMSDLAIMFSAFGVGIGFGLQNIFNNLVSGFILLFERPIKIGDTIEVGDLIGKVRSIGIRASNIRTFDGAEIIIPNGNLISSEVINWTLSDQRRRIEIKIGVAYNSDPQKIKALMLGLLEGHPDVAKDPAPGIYFIEMGDSALIFRILFWTHQYGKWYSIRSNMMYEVFQTLKEAGIEIPYNQLDLHIRSSNEKGIHHKQQ, via the coding sequence ATGCTGAAGACGGATTTTTATTACCGGAACCTGATCTCTTTTTTTCTTACTGTCGTTATCTTATTACCGGGCAGTCTGTCAGGACAAAATCAACCTGCCGAAAAACAGGCTGAGAAAAAAGAGATTACCATAAACATTGCCAATATTTCGCAACAGTCGTCGGAAGCCATTTCGGATATCCGCCAGATGAAAGAACGCCTGATACAAACATCGGAATTGCAGCGCGAAAAACATGTTGTCGATTCATTGGTTACAACTCTGGACAAACAAATTAAAGCCGGGAAAAAACTGGACAAAGAGGCTTCAGGCACCAGAAAATTGCGCGCCAGCCTGATTCTTTTGCGACAGCAAAAGAGTATCGTTTCCGGAAAAAAAGAGGAGTTGAACCGTTTACTGAATCAACTGGCAGAAAACAAAAACATCCTTTCATCAAATCTTGACTATTGGAAAAAAGCAAGAACAATCATCCGAAAAAAGAAGATGGGGAAAACCGTAGAGAACTCGGCCAACGATGTGATTTTTTTGCTGTCAGAAACCATTTCTTCGGTAAACCGGCTAACCAATACCGTAATGGGAATGATCCGGAAACTCTCTGCGCTGGAGTTGGAAATTGATGCCCGCATTTCTTCGCTGGATAAAATCTTACAGAAAAAACAGAAAGAAATCCTTTCGGAAAAACAGCCTTCTTTTTTCGCTCTTGATTTCCGCAACATCAGCAAAAAAAGTCTTGAAACTCCGCTGAAACAACTTTATGAAGTGGATCTGAAGAATCTCGGAAATTATCTGTCGCGGCACTCGGGCACCGTGGCTTTCCACATCATTCTGATCATTGTTTTAATTTTTGTTTTTATCCGGCTCAGCAAAACCGAATTGGCCGTTGAAAAAGGAGAAGGGGCTTCTTATATCAAAAGGCTGAAACAATTGTTGTCGCGGCCGGTGAGTACCGCTTTAATTGTGGGAATTTTTGCTTCAGCCATTATTTATCCAAACCGCCCGCTGATCTTCAGAGACTTGGTCATTCTGTTGATTATCATCCCCATTATCATTCTTTTACAGAGCATTATCAAAAAACGGTTTCACTTTTTTATTTATGCTTTTTCTGCTGTTCTTGTAGCCATCATCTTTTATTCTTATTTGCCGGTTTCCAATGTTTATTCGCGGATCTTGCTGCTGTTCATTTCGGTGGTTGAATTGCTGGCGGCCCTTTATTTCATTATGGTATTCCGAAAAGAAAAGGAAAGCCGGGAGCGGTTCGGAAAAGTGTTGTTCTTTTTAAGTTACGGAGCCGCCTTGTTCATTATTGCCGGGCTGGTAGCCAACCTGATCGGAAAAGTGATGCTGGCCAAATATCTGCTTTTTTCCATTGCTGAGATGGTGCTGGTCTTTTTCATTATTATGGTAACGGCTGTAATGTTTAACGGCTTAGGCATCGCCTTTGTTTGCAGCCGGGGGGCACAAAAAAGCAATTTCATCAAGAAAAACAAAAGCTGGCTGATTAAAAAGATTCCCCGGTTTATCAATTTTGTGGCTGCTTTAATTCTGATTCATTATCTGTTAGTCATTTTTGGTTGGGAGACAACAATTTCTCAGGCATTGGAACAGTGGCTCTGGCATGAATATAAAATTGGTTCTCTTGCTTTTTCATGGGGGAAATTATTTGTTTTCCTTTTTATCATCTGGTTTTCTATTTTTCTGGCACGCATCGTCAGAGATGTTTTGGAAGAAGATATTTTAGACCGGCTGAAAATGGAAGAAGGCCTGCCACACACCATTGCCATGATGGCCCGTTATACTTTGATCACCATTGGTTTTATTCTGGCTTTTAGCGCACTGGGCATGCCCATGAGCGACCTGGCCATTATGTTTAGCGCTTTCGGTGTAGGAATTGGCTTTGGTTTGCAAAATATTTTTAACAACCTGGTTTCCGGATTTATTCTGCTTTTTGAACGTCCGATAAAAATAGGCGATACCATCGAAGTGGGCGATTTAATCGGAAAAGTGCGTTCCATTGGTATCCGGGCCAGTAATATTCGTACTTTTGACGGAGCAGAAATCATTATTCCCAACGGGAATTTGATTTCCAGCGAAGTAATTAACTGGACATTGTCCGATCAGCGCCGGCGTATTGAAATAAAAATCGGCGTGGCTTATAATAGTGATCCGCAAAAAATAAAAGCGTTGATGCTGGGGCTACTGGAAGGACACCCGGATGTGGCGAAAGATCCTGCCCCTGGAATTTATTTCATTGAGATGGGTGACAGTGCATTGATATTCAGAATTTTATTCTGGACCCATCAATATGGAAAGTGGTATTCTATCCGGAGCAACATGATGTATGAAGTTTTTCAGACGCTGAAAGAAGCCGGAATAGAAATTCCGTACAACCAGCTTGATCTGCATATCCGTTCTTCCAACGAAAAAGGAATTCACCACAAACAACAGTAA
- a CDS encoding efflux RND transporter periplasmic adaptor subunit, translated as MKKFTFRLFSLASIAFMLIFTASCGSKKKATPPPPKIPVVAVLQHNVPIYKEFVGQVYGEMDIPIRARVSGFLEGIYFQEGRRVKKGQLLYKIDPQPYQAKVAQEMSKLAEAKTSFVKAQSDLERIEPLAKMNAVSKSDLDAAKAQYDAAKAYVEAAQASVRLAKIQLGYCSIYSPINGIIGKTNAKVGEFVGQNPNPVILNTVSKIKQVSVDFYLPESDYLSLARSYRADSAKMEKVRKRGETKGSLQLILSDGSTYKYPGKVDFINRQVDPTTGTILIQATFPNPDKVLRPGLFARVKARIYVDTNALLIPQRCIQETQGKSSVFVVQDSVIRFVSVETGPTVGDMWIIKKGLKNGDHVVLEGLQYVKDGMKVIPELKTFQSQSKVVKQLLNNQ; from the coding sequence ATGAAAAAATTTACATTTCGTTTATTTAGCCTGGCATCAATAGCTTTCATGCTGATTTTCACCGCTTCCTGCGGAAGTAAAAAGAAAGCGACTCCGCCTCCTCCAAAAATTCCTGTTGTTGCTGTTTTACAACACAACGTTCCCATTTACAAAGAGTTTGTGGGACAAGTTTACGGTGAAATGGATATTCCCATCCGTGCCCGGGTTTCCGGTTTCCTTGAAGGAATTTATTTCCAAGAAGGCCGGCGGGTAAAAAAAGGACAGTTACTGTACAAAATTGACCCTCAACCTTATCAGGCCAAAGTTGCTCAGGAGATGAGCAAACTGGCAGAGGCCAAAACATCTTTCGTAAAAGCCCAGAGCGATCTGGAACGAATAGAACCTTTGGCCAAAATGAACGCCGTGAGTAAAAGTGACCTGGATGCGGCCAAAGCCCAGTATGATGCGGCCAAAGCGTATGTAGAAGCCGCTCAGGCCAGCGTAAGACTGGCTAAAATCCAGTTGGGTTATTGCTCTATTTACTCGCCAATAAATGGTATTATCGGAAAAACCAATGCCAAAGTGGGCGAATTTGTAGGACAAAATCCCAACCCGGTGATTTTGAATACCGTATCAAAAATCAAACAGGTAAGTGTGGATTTCTATTTGCCCGAATCCGATTATTTGTCACTGGCACGAAGTTATCGCGCTGATTCGGCGAAAATGGAAAAAGTACGGAAAAGAGGAGAAACCAAAGGAAGCCTGCAGCTGATCCTGTCCGATGGGTCTACTTATAAATATCCCGGAAAAGTAGATTTTATCAACCGGCAGGTTGATCCTACCACCGGAACGATTTTAATTCAGGCTACTTTCCCCAATCCGGACAAGGTACTTCGTCCGGGACTTTTTGCCCGCGTAAAAGCCCGCATTTATGTTGATACCAATGCGTTACTGATTCCGCAACGTTGTATCCAAGAAACCCAGGGAAAATCAAGCGTTTTTGTGGTACAAGACAGTGTGATCCGTTTTGTTTCGGTGGAAACCGGTCCGACAGTGGGTGATATGTGGATCATCAAAAAAGGCCTGAAAAATGGAGATCATGTGGTGCTGGAAGGGCTCCAATATGTGAAAGACGGAATGAAAGTAATTCCTGAATTAAAAACCTTCCAATCGCAATCAAAAGTCGTTAAACAACTTCTTAATAACCAATAG
- a CDS encoding DUF481 domain-containing protein, protein MKNVTLFFLLLLLFIMPGWNTVSAQTIADTLVMNNENVLVGEIKEMTHGVLQMKTKYSDSDLKLKWDHIKQIHTQRFFIIYLEKGIHYYGTLNTKKNQPGKIYLFDFQKGEALVPQGKIIYLKEADQTFISRLSLDISLGYSLAKANNTSQFITRVNSGYLANVYSVRINYSMNRNFQTVDDTLKTKIRRTEANFAGKYFLKKSWFLTGSANLLSSTEQKLNLRTTTLFGVGNFLINDHVHYLSISGGGVWNIERYSENDQPDKNSLEAFFNIEYVLFNFGDLNINTNLDIYPGITEKGRLRSDFNLNMKYKFIADFFINLGFTYNFDNQPVAGAPKWDYLFETTIGWEL, encoded by the coding sequence ATGAAAAACGTTACTCTTTTCTTTCTTCTCTTGCTATTGTTCATCATGCCGGGATGGAATACGGTTTCGGCCCAAACCATTGCCGATACCCTGGTAATGAATAACGAAAATGTACTTGTGGGTGAAATCAAAGAGATGACCCACGGGGTTTTGCAGATGAAAACCAAGTACAGTGACAGCGACCTGAAACTCAAATGGGATCACATTAAACAAATTCATACCCAGCGATTTTTTATTATCTATCTGGAAAAAGGCATTCATTATTACGGCACGCTGAACACTAAGAAAAATCAGCCTGGCAAAATATACCTATTTGATTTTCAAAAAGGAGAAGCGTTGGTACCGCAAGGAAAGATCATTTACCTGAAAGAGGCTGACCAGACTTTTATCAGCCGGCTCAGCCTGGATATTTCGCTGGGCTATTCGCTGGCAAAAGCAAACAATACCAGCCAGTTTATCACACGGGTAAACTCCGGATACCTGGCCAATGTGTACAGTGTCCGGATAAATTACAGCATGAACCGGAATTTTCAAACGGTAGATGACACGCTAAAAACCAAAATACGCCGTACGGAAGCCAACTTTGCCGGGAAATATTTTCTGAAAAAAAGCTGGTTTTTAACCGGTTCTGCCAATCTGTTGAGCAGTACCGAACAAAAATTAAATTTGCGAACCACTACCCTGTTCGGTGTGGGGAATTTTCTGATCAACGATCATGTTCATTATTTATCCATTTCCGGCGGCGGCGTGTGGAACATTGAGCGCTATTCTGAAAATGACCAGCCGGACAAAAACAGTCTGGAGGCTTTTTTCAATATCGAATATGTGCTGTTTAATTTTGGCGATCTGAACATTAACACCAATCTGGATATTTATCCCGGAATAACAGAAAAAGGGCGTTTGCGTTCTGATTTTAATTTGAATATGAAATATAAATTCATTGCAGACTTTTTTATTAACCTGGGGTTTACTTACAACTTTGACAATCAGCCGGTAGCAGGTGCCCCAAAATGGGATTATCTTTTTGAAACCACCATCGGATGGGAACTTTAA